The following proteins come from a genomic window of Meles meles chromosome 1, mMelMel3.1 paternal haplotype, whole genome shotgun sequence:
- the ACTRT2 gene encoding actin-related protein T2, with product MLNPHALESPAVIFDNGSGLCKAGLSGEIGPRHVISSVVGYPKFKGPSAGAGQKKYFVGEEAVHKRDVLQLRYPIERGLVTGWEDVERLCKHLFEWEMGVKASDRPVLVTEPSLNPREAREKMATMMFENFNVPAFYLSDQAVLALYASACVTGLVVDSGDGVTCTVPIFEGYSLPHAVTKLYMAGRDITEHLTRLLLASGRSFPCVLDKALVDDIKEKLCYVALEPEKELSRRPEEVLREYKLPDGNVIYVGDQLHQAPEALFAPEQLGIQNPGLSKMVSCSITKCDADIQKTLFGEIVLSGGTTLFQGLDDRLLRELEQLASKGTPIKITAPPDRWFSTWIGASIVTSLSSFKQMWVTSADFKEFGASVVQRRCF from the coding sequence ATGTTGAATCCACACGCATTGGAGTCTCCCGCCGTCATTTTTGACAACGGCTCCGGGCTCTGCAAAGCGGGCCTCTCTGGAGAGATCGGGCCCCGCCACGTCATCAGCTCCGTGGTGGGGTACCCCAAATTCAAGGGGCCCTCGGCGGGGGCCGGCCAGAAGAAGTACTTCGTGGGGGAAGAGGCCGTGCACAAGCGGGACGTCCTGCAGCTGCGCTACCCCATCGAGCGGGGCCTGGTCACCGGCTGGGAGGACGTGGAGAGGCTCTGCAAACACCTGTTCGAGTGGGAGATGGGGGTGAAGGCCAGCGACCGGCCCGTGCTCGTGACGGAGCCCTCCCTGAACCCCAGGGAGGCCCGGGAGAAGATGGCCACGATGATGTTCGAGAACTTCAACGTGCCCGCCTTCTACCTGTCGGACCAGGCTGTGCTGGCCCTGTACGCCTCCGCCTGCGTCACCGGCCTGGTGGTGGACAGCGGGGACGGGGTCACTTGCACCGTCCCCATCTTCGAAGGGTACTCCCTGCCTCACGCGGTCACCAAGCTCTACATGGCGGGAAGGGACATCACAGAGCACCTCACGCGGCTGCTGCTGGCGAGTGGGCGGTCCTTCCCGTGCGTGCTGGACAAGGCCCTGGTGGACGACATCAAGGAGAAGCTGTGCTACGTGGCCCTGGAGCCCGAGAAGGAGCTGTCGCGGAGGCCGGAGGAGGTCCTCAGAGAGTACAAGCTGCCGGACGGGAATGTCATCTACGTCGGGGACCAGCTGCACCAGGCCCCCGAGGCCCTGTTCGCGCCCGAGCAGCTGGGCATCCAGAACCCGGGCCTCTCGAAGATGGTCTCCTGCAGCATCACCAAGTGTGACGCGGACATCCAGAAGACCCTTTTTGGGGAGATCGTGCTGTCCGGGGGCACCACTCTGTTCCAGGGCCTCGACGACCGTCTTCTGAGGGAGCTGGAGCAGCTCGCTTCCAAAGGGACCCCCATCAAGATCACGGCGCCCCCGGACAGGTGGTTCTCCACGTGGATCGGGGCCTCCATCGTCACCTCCCTGAGCAGCTTCAAGCAGATGTGGGTCACCTCCGCCGATTTCAAAGAGTTCGGGGCGTCTGTGGTTCAGAGAAGGTGCTTCTGA